A stretch of DNA from Mycoplasma wenyonii str. Massachusetts:
TATCACATTTGTTTAAGAAAACAACTATCTTTTGAACACCTACTTGCTTTGCTAAAAGAATGTGTTCTCTTGTTTGAGGCATGGGTCCATCAGTTGCAGAAACAACAAGAATAGCGCCATCTACTTGTGCAGCTCCAATAATCATGTTCTTAATGTAGTCAGAGTGACCTGGACAGTCAACGTGAGCATAGTGTCTTGTTTTTGTTTCATACTCTACGTGAGTAGTGTTAATGGTGATTCCTCTTTCTCTTTCCTCTGGAGCTCTGTCAATAGAGGCATAGTCTCTAGCTTCTCCAAGTCCTAACTTTGCACAATAAGTACAGATAGCTGCAGTTAATGTAGTCTTACCATGGTCAATGTGACCAATAGTACCTACATTAATATGTTCTTTTTCTCTACTGAACTTAACTTTTGACATAAGACTAACTGGTTAGACTCTTAATTTCAATTAAAAATTCTACTTTAGTTTATTTTTCAATTCTGAAACTCCTAATCTGTTGGGATTGTGAATAAAAAGATGTTAATTTTCAGATAGATTAAGAGGGAGACAAAAAGACTTAAAAGGTTTGTCTTTGTGGAAAATATAGTTAAAAGTTATTTTTATGTTAGGTGCTAAGTTTCTCTTAATTCCTATTGTTGGTGGTTTTGGTAGTATAGTTGGTTGTACTTCTATTTCTACTCAGGAATGGGATCCTGAATATGTGTGGAGAGTGGGATCTAAAAAGGAGTTCTATTTAACTACTTGCAAAAATAGAAGAACAGAGGAAGACGATATTAATTCAAAATGAATTTACTCGGATTTACAAGTCTACTTGATATTTAAAGAGGGCATCTCAACAACCACAGATGGAACTGAACTTAAATTAATAGGCAAAGGGTATCATCAAAAATTCTCGAATACAAAACCTATTACTCCAGTAGTCTATAACTACCGAGAAGATTTACAACAAAAAATTAACAATGATGGTGGAGACAATCGATTTTCTTTAACAGTCGGAGAACTAACTGGAATCAATTGACTAGGAGAGGGCGGCGGAGGTGTTGACTCTAGCGAGTGGGGGCTTAGGATAAATTGCGATAAAAAGTTATTTACATTTAATAAAGACAGTGGTGATACCAGCTCAGCAATGTCATCAGAACTTTCAAGAATGAAATTTAAATTAAATAAGTGCGGTGAAGAGAGTTATCGAGGAGTTAAAGGTTGTTTAATAGAAATTAGTAACGACGGTACCAACTGGGCTGGCCACAATAAAAACTTAAAGTGAGTAGATACATTTAAACCTATAGTAATTCAGTAATTAATAAGTTTCAAGGTTTATTAATTGTTACTGGTCTTTAACTTAATAGCTTTAGTTTCGCACTTAAAAATTTATTAATCCAATTGCCTAGATCTCTTTTAAATCCCTCAATCTAAATAAAAAATAATTTCTATTATTTATTGACAGCAAACATTATTAAGATAGCCACAATTAATCCATAAATAGCTACTGATTCACAAACAGCAGCTCCCACTATAAATTGTTTGAAAATCAAAGCTTCAACTTCTGGGTTTCTAGCCAATGACTCTACAGCCTTTCCTCCAATAAATCCTTGAGCTAATGCCGCCCCTAAACCGGCAAGTATTGCAACTCCAGCTCCAATCCCTTTGCCGATGTATTTACCATTTGCCGCCTCATCAAACAAAAGCAATGAACTGCCCCCCCCAGCTTGAAGTAAACCACTAATAAAGTCTTTTAAGCTCACTAACTAAATCTAATTATTTTGTTTCTAAAAGCTTTAAGAATTTAAAAAGTCAATAGACAAAACTAATTAATTTTATTTTTGATCTAGCATTCAATAAGCTTTGAAGCCTTAAGAGTTAAATAATCTAAATAAACAACTAATAAATATTGTTTTCTTTAGTTGGAGGTTCAATTCACAAAACCAAAATAGCTTATGGTTGTGTATTGTTATTAGGTTCAGCATCGGTTGCTGGAGTAGCAGTAGGAGATAGTAATGGCAAATGATTTAGTTTATTAAGTCAAAAGATTTCGGGTGCTTTCGGGGGGGGCGCTGGTGGATCTTCTAGTTCTTCTGTAGGGCAACAAAATGGACTTGTGACGGCTTGAGGGTGGGTAAGAGAGACAGGTAAAGATGTTTTTAATTGAACTATTAAGCCAACTGCAGTAGCCTTTTCGCAAATTCACAAAACTTATAACAGTTGATGAACTGGTTTAAAGACTTTTTTTGTTTCTTTGTCGGAACGGCAAATGTACACAATGCTCTTTGAAAAATTTCACACAAAGATCAAAAATACACTTTCTTTCTTTTTGGCTGGAGGGAATGACAGAAAAACATTTATAGATTTGTTTAAAACAGACAAAATACAAAGTACTCTAAAAGCAGGAAAATTTCTATTAAAAACGGAAAAAGTAAAGGGACTTGAAGTAGAACAAAATGTATTTAACTTTCTACTTTTCAAATGATTAGAGGAGCCAAAGAAAGTCACAGGTAAGTTTCAAAGATTATCTGACTATGTGGATAGAATCAGTGGCAAAACATGAGGAAATGCTAGAGGAGGTGGTGGGGGAGGGGGAGGTTCTGGAAGTTCATCTAGTTCAGGAAATGGAATTTATAAATTAACTACTAATATCGTTAAGGAATATTTAGGTGTTGAGGAGGGTGTTCGAGAAAAAGCATGATTATTCTTCTTGTATTTAAGGGTGAAGTCAACAATTGAAGGCGCGAAAGCTGGTAAATCAACATGATCTACTCTCGTGAGTTTGTTTAACTCCGGGGGGGGGCACTAGCTTAAAAGGCTAGTTGGCTAACCCATTCTTGCAATTGATATAAAGAACAACTGAGAACCAAAAGAAAAGGAATAAAAAGAAAAACTTAAAAACTTTATTTTGATTAGTTAGTGCAAATACTAGAAAGTCCTCTTCTCAAAAACAGAATTGCGATCGGTTGTATAGGTTTATTGGGATTATCTACTTTTTCAGGATTAATTCATACCTCAGTAAGTAGTGGTTTTTCTTCAACACTATCACAACTCTTTAATAGGATTGGGTCTGGTGGTTCAGTCGCTCCGGCCGGTCCTTCGGGGACGGAGGGGAAAATCACTCCAATCCAATGAGTAAGTCAACAAAGCAAAGATACATGAAATAACTACATAACTCCTTTTGCCAAAACAGCTTACACGTGAGTTTCGGAAAAAGACAAAAGAAACTCAGTTTGAGAAGTTCTTAAAAAATTCGGAAGTTATGGATTTTTTAAGGGATTAATGTCTAATCTTCCTTGAATAGCTTTGGATTGGGTGAAAGTTGCTGCAAATGGAGAAACAAGATCAAAAATCTTTTTAGCTTGAAAGTACTCGTTAGGTTTCTTTCATTGAGCAGCTACAAACTCAACCTTTAAATCTTTTCTTCAATATTTTTCATTTATTTTTGCAGAATTATTATTTAGGCCTAAAGAGGCAATAATGAGATTTATAGAAAAAGAGAAGAGGGCGACAGAAGGTTGTGAAAGTAATACTAGAAGAGTTATGAGAGATGGAAAAATTTCTATATGTATAAGTGTTAAGAATGAAGAAGCTTAATAAATAAACTCCTAACTAATCTGCTATTTTCCCTTTAAACAAGATTCAACTATTTTCTTGAACTCTTCTGGATTGTGTATAGCCAATTCAGACAAAACCTTTCTATTTAATACATAACCTGATTTCTGTATTAAATAAATGGCTTTAGAGTAGGTAAGACCTAATTCTCTAAAAGCAGCATTTAATCTAGTAATCCATAACCTTCTAAAGTCTCTCTTTCTATTCTTTCGATCTCTATAGGCATATTGATCTGCTTTAAATACTGCCTGTCTTGCAACTTTATATCCTGCATGTCTATGCCCCCAATAACCAGAGGCTCTCTTTAATACCTTTTTTCTTCTATTTCTAGTACTAACACTATTAATGGACCTCATAGTGTATTAACTATCTCTTTCCTTGTAATAGATGTGCGGTTATCTTGTATTGCGCATCATTGAACAAAGCACTCTTTCTTAGTTGTCTCTTTCTCTTGGTAGTTTTAGCAGAGGCACAATGAGATCTATGAGATCTCTTTCTTTTAATTGCTCCAGAACCTAGAACTACTACTCTTTTGGAAAGAGACTTCTTGGTTTTATGTTTGATTTTCTTAACCTTTGACATACAAATCTAATCTATTTTATTTTCAAAAAATAATTTAGTGACAAGATTTGAGTTCGGTGTCTATAAAAATTAGTTAGTTTATGAAGAGCATAATAACTCTCGGACAGGCTCTTATTGTGTTTGTTACAGGCATAGGTCCTTTAGTTTATTACTCACTCTCTGATATTGCACTTGAAGGTAGTAGAAATTACAAGATTGAATATGAATTTAAGAATTTAGCAGGAGAAGGTGTAGAAACAATAACTCGAGAGCATGGCAAATCAGAAAGATATCAAGGAATTCCTAATGAAAAGGTATGTATGGGAAATAATAAGAGTTATGAAAGTGTTTATGATATTCGCTTCAAAGATGGATCTTCTATAGAGGCTAATGGTTGAAGAGCTGGTGGATCTGGAGTAAGTATTAAAGAACCTTTTGAAGTTATTGAGAAAAAGAGTTACGTGGAAGGAGAAAAATGGGTAGGGGCAAAAGAGGAATCTCACCAAACATTAGATTCAAAAATCAAAGAAAACTTAAGATTAATTGTTTATAAAGATGGAGAGGGAAAGTTTGGAGCAATTTTGGTCGGTAGTGTTAAAGATATGTGATGAACAGAATATAAAAAAGAAAATTTGGTAGATCGTATAGATGACAGAAAGCTTTCAAAATTCATTGATCACATAAAAACAGGAGAGTTTGCGGTCAGACGGTCTGTTAAAGGTGTATGGAGTAAATTAACCGACTTTTCTTGCGATAAAAAGCGTGTTAGAGATGGTGAGCCTATTTATAAAAATTACGGAGTATTGGTTCAACAATGAAACGATAAAACATCATCGACCAAGCCTCAACAATTTCAAGAAGGAATTGCGGAAGAAGTTGTTGTTCTAGACTGAATTGATTTTGGATTTAAAAATATTGAGCCACAAAAAGGGGAATGGGCTAAGCCAAGCAATAAGGATGGGAGTTTAGCACCAGATAATGCAATTGGAAGGTGAGATTACTGAAGACCAAAGAGTACCAATAAACCTTTTGAAGTAATCGTTGGTAAATTAGAAGACATCGCAATTAGTAAAGAAGGTATATCAGATGGAAAGGGAAACAAAATATTATGAAGTGATCAATTCAAGCCAACAAAATGAGAAGTTAGTTTAATTAAGTAAAGAAATAGATTTTTTTTGGGGGCGATAAACATAGGACAAGCACTTATTTTCACCGCTACAGGAATGGGTCCTATTTTATTTTTTGGACTCTCACTCAGAGATAGCTACACAAAACAAAGAGATTTTTCAATAGAAGTTGGTTTTTCTGGGGAGAAGACAAAAGAATTAGATAAATTCCAACAAGAATTCGGTAGTCACAGACATATGTACCAAGGTTATCCGGTGGGTGGAATATGTTTCTCTAGGGGATTAAAGCCTGATAAGGCATATGCTATTGAGTTCCGTGGGGGCAGAGGAAAAGGAGGTGTTTGAGCTGGAAAGGCTGCAGAATTCAAAAACTATATTGTTGTGGTTGAAAAAGAATTGAAGTTGGATTGAACTGGTAAAGAGGGTAGTGGATATTGAAGTCGACAATTAAAAAATGTTGATAAGTACTGAGCATTTGTTTATGAAAACGAAAAGGGAGTTGGTATTATGTTGCTTGAACAAGGTAGTCCGGTGAGTGACACTGTACCACAAGTTACATCACAAACTGTATCGGGAAACACTATTCCCCGAATATCTCCAGAGGAAATAAATAACAAAAAAGTCTCTGTAAGAAGAAGTGTTATTGGTGTTTGGGGAGAGCAAGTATTAGACGGTATTGAAAATGGTTCTAAAAAGTGTAAAAATACCGACTTAAGAAAAGGACAACCAATATATAGAGGTTATGGAATGTTGAATTTCAATGGAATGCCAAAATCAGGAGTTAGAGTATTAGACTGAATTTTTATTGGAGAAAAAGACAGAATTAAGTTCAATGAAGGAGAATGAGTAACAAACAAAACAACAGATGGAAAGACAGGAATCGGAAGATACGATTACTTTGAAGGTTTAGATACTATTAAAAAGGGTTATTTGAGTAAATTAAGTGATTTAAGAGTTGATTCCGAGGGAATTAAGAATGGAAAAGGAGAAAAAATTACTTGAAGTGACAAATTTAGACCAACTATTATTGCAACACTAGAAAAATAAGGCTTGTATGAAGAGCATAATAACTCTTGGGCAAGCTCTTGTTGTTTTTGTTACAGGTATGGGTCCTTTAGTTTATTATTCACTTTCTGATGTTGCCCTTGCGGAGAGTAGAAAGTACAAGATTGAATATAAATTCGCGAATTTAACAGGAGAAAGTCAAGAAGATATCAAATCAAAAAAATATCAAGGAATGCCTGATGAAAAAGTATGTATGGGGAGCAATAAACAATATGAAAGCGTATATGATATTCGCTTCAAAGATGGATCTTCTATAGAGGCCAACGGTTGGAAAGCTGTTGGATCGGGAGTAAGTATTAAAGAACCTTTTGAAGTATTGGAGAAAAAGAGTTATGTTTCGGAAGGCAAGTGGGTAGGAAGTAGATCAACAACCAACCAATCCTTAGATTCAAAAATCAAAGAAAACTTGAGACTAGTTATTTATAGAGACGAGGGAGGTCAATTTGGAGCAATTTTAGTTGGAAGTGTTAAGAACACTTGAGGGGAATACCGAAGTGACAATTTAGCTGAAAAGGTCGACAATACTAAGCTTTCTGAATTTAGAGAATTTATAAAGAAAGGAAATTTCGCCGTTAGAAGATCTGTAAAGGGTGTTTGAAGTAAGTTAAAAGGTGCTACAGATTGTGAAGAGGGGAGAGTTACAATTGCAAAACCTATTTACAAGAATTACGGAGTATTAGTTAAACAATGGAGCGACGATATAAGAAACACCACCAAAGATAAATATGAAGAAGGAATATTTAAGGACATTGTTATTTTGGACTGAATTGACTTTGGACTGAATGGGATTGTGGAGGAAAAAGGGGGATGAGTCAGTTCAGGCGATAAAGCTGTTGGAAGATGAGATTACTGAAGACCAAAGAGCATCAATAAACCTTTTGAAGTTATTATTGACAAATTAGAAGACATGGCGATCAGTAAAGACGGTATATCAGATGGAAAGGGAAACAAAATATTATGAAGTGATCAATTCAAGCCAACTAAATGAGAAGTTAGTTTGGTTAAGTAAAAGAAGTAGATCTTTTTGAAAGGCGCGATAACCATCGGGCAAGTCGTCGTTGCAACTGGAGCTGGTGGCGTGCCTTTTTTACATTATGTTCTTTCTGATGGAATTTCGGGAGGGAACAGACAATATAAAGTAACACTGGAGTTTAAGGCTCTGGAGAGAGAAAAGGGTGATGGAAAGATGAGATATCAAGGGATGCCAATTATTAACAAGCTTTGCATGGGAAATGCCAGAGATTTTGAAAATGTATATGATGTAGTGTTCAATGGACCTAGCTTGAATTCTCGTGCAATAGGAAAGACAGCTAAGCATGGATATAGTATTAAGGAGCCTTTTGAAGTAATTGAAAAGTCAATCTTTGTTAGTGGTGGAAAAAAGAACTCAACTAGCTTTAATCACCGACAAAGACTTAGCGAAAAAATTAAAGAAAACTTACGACTAGTTGTTTATAAAGATATTTCTGGAAGTTTTGGAATGCTTTTGGTAGGAAGTGTTAATGACACTTGAAAGGAATATGGCTTGGATAATTTAGCAAGTCAAGTGGATGAAAGCAGTATTGAAAGATTCAAAGATGTTATAAAAGCAGGTAAGTT
This window harbors:
- a CDS encoding large ribosomal subunit protein bL35 yields the protein MSKVKKIKHKTKKSLSKRVVVLGSGAIKRKRSHRSHCASAKTTKRKRQLRKSALFNDAQYKITAHLLQGKR
- the atpE gene encoding ATP synthase F0 subunit C, with protein sequence MSLKDFISGLLQAGGGSSLLLFDEAANGKYIGKGIGAGVAILAGLGAALAQGFIGGKAVESLARNPEVEALIFKQFIVGAAVCESVAIYGLIVAILIMFAVNK
- the rplT gene encoding 50S ribosomal protein L20, which encodes MRSINSVSTRNRRKKVLKRASGYWGHRHAGYKVARQAVFKADQYAYRDRKNRKRDFRRLWITRLNAAFRELGLTYSKAIYLIQKSGYVLNRKVLSELAIHNPEEFKKIVESCLKGK